A section of the Citrus sinensis cultivar Valencia sweet orange chromosome 8, DVS_A1.0, whole genome shotgun sequence genome encodes:
- the LOC102608952 gene encoding protein PLASTID TRANSCRIPTIONALLY ACTIVE 16, chloroplastic has translation MAPTLTSSNSFLLNTTPRSRLIVKNSRFSVFAKKAGPFPPFQLGKSKDENSSDESSNGDSGNSNPFRFNFGKVRDVTSLIPVVSSPGTGLSFGNSRRKDSGTVFVAGATGQAGVRIAQTLLREGFSVRAGVPELGAAQELARLAASYKILSKEQLKRLNAVESNFDSAESIAKAIGNAGKVVVTIGPTEDGPTSEVSTSDAFQVIQAAQLAGVGHVAIIYDGNTTAASTYNVLDGISSFFNNLFSRNQPLTVPEFLQKCKRLQSNVAKSQIASLVADVFSNTAVAENKVVKVFTDPSAPARRVDELFSAIAEDGRRAAYAEALAKEKAEDEARIAAEKAREAAEAAKKLEEEVKKLSEQEAKAASLAEEAQEKADVAGAPMDTLLSKAKGIGSGFSWDKFSSQITTAVQKSTDQIPKVQIATVRGQAKAGTLPSTKAAVKQTTAKPRAVTKPKEELPKAKAKQINESKPEVRKAFGGLFQQETIYVDDD, from the exons ATGGCCCCGACGCTTACTTCCTCCAATTCATTTCTGCTCAATACAACACCCCGTTCAAGGCTCATCGTCAAGAACTCAAGATTCAGTGTGTTTGCCAAGAAAGCTGGACCGTTCCCTCCATTTCAGCTTGGCAAGTCGAAGGATGAGAATTCATCTGATGAAAGCTCAAATGGTGATTCCGGCAATTCCAATCCTTTTCGCTTCAACTTTGGTAAGGTGCGGGATGTGACATCTTTGATCCCAGTTGTGAGCAGCCCTGGAACTGGGCTGTCATTTGGAAACTCTAGAAGGAAAGACTCTGGTACGGTTTTTGTGGCTGGTGCAACCGGGCAGGCCGGTGTTCGCATTGCCCAAACGTTGCTGCGTGAAGGTTTTAGTGTTAGAGCTGGTGTCCCGGAGCTCGGTGCTGCTCAGGAATTAGCTCGTCTCGCTGCCAGCTATAAG ATCTTATCCAAAGAACAGTTGAAACGTCTCAATGCCGTTGAATCCAACTTCGACAGCGCAGAATCAATTGCCAAAGCAATTGGGAACGCCGGCAAAGTAGTGGTCACGATTGGTCCCACGGAAGACGGTCCCACCAGCGAAGTCTCCACATCAGACGCTTTCCAAGTAATCCAAGCCGCTCAACTAGCAGGGGTTGGCCACGTGGCAATCATCTACGACGGGAACACAACTGCCGCATCAACTTACAACGTCCTCGACGGCATCTCGTCGTTCTTTAACAATCTCTTCTCGCGAAATCAGCCATTGACCGTCCCCgaatttttacaaaaa TGCAAACGACTACAAAGTAAT GTAGCCAAGTCTCAGATAGCATCACTGGTGGCAGATGTTTTCTCTAACACAGCAGTTGCTGAAAATAAG gTGGTGAAAGTTTTTACAGATCCATCGGCTCCGGCAAGGCGTGTAGATGAACTTTTCAG CGCCATTGCCGAGGATGGGAGAAGAGCAGCTTATGCTGAAGCTCTTGCAAAGGAAAAAGCCGAGGACGAGGCAAGAATAGCTGCCGAAAAGGCCCGCGAAGCGGCTGAGGCAGCGAAGAAGCTTGAAGAAGAGGTGAAAAAGCTTTCGGAACAAGAGGCTAAGGCAGCCAGTCTTGCTGAAGAAGCTCAAGAGAAAGCTGACGTTGCTGGGGCTCCAATGGATACCCTATTGAGTAAAGCAAAAGGCATTGGTTCAGGATTTTCTTGGGATAAATTTAGTTCCCAGATAACAACTGCGGTTCAAAAGTCTACCGATCAGATACCCAAAGTGCAGATTGCTACCGTAAGGGGACAAGCCAAGGCCGGGACGCTGCCGTCCACGAAAGCTGCTGTTAAACAAACAACAGCAAAGCCTCGTGCTGTTACAAAGCCAAAAGAGGAGCTGCCAAAGGCTAAGGCGAAACAGATCAACGAGTCAAAGCCGGAGGTGAGGAAGGCGTTTGGTGGCCTGTTTCAGCAAGAAACAATATACGTCGACGATGACTGA
- the LOC102608178 gene encoding uncharacterized protein LOC102608178 isoform X3, whose product MKTTNAASVLDSKTMLEKDSSSYPKDKKEAGEKNGVRGRSRFSRSPLPVAHSPLSHRSSPSRSISKSNSNSRSYSDDRRKSRSVSRSPKVRRRSISPRRQSITPRRRHSPRRSRSPSRRLSYFRRRSRSHSPRRSPSPIRRRLRSPFRGKSPMPLRRRSPSPVQHRRSPSPVWRRGSPSPIRRRRSPSPSRRRRSPPIRRRRSPSPIRRRRSPSPLHHRSPSPTRRISPSPVQRLYQRSPLASHRSPSPIGYRAPMPSHLRSPTPSQRRSPSPYESSSSSPVRRRHPSPVRRTSPYDGRRSTHTHREKYGTYEKLSPVARRPSSSLRSPQQDLKDRKDLRKRESAFSPSPERSPTVSESPPRLTRKRSTSEDRSFSPDESPVRQTRERMVCDGNISPSPRPRERRHQDDTETSKEGKENNRARDDGDRKSVLPHERSVLSATVSRQRGSPVQIRCKKEHSPGSERLSRRGGRPETFEQQRSLALYEGSLSGDRQRSTYPGESKISEERNRSYRNNGKDSDGRSKTENATMEAGNVDKNNRSDSFDSGSEENGKHKTKIKDKRKHKKHGREEVASDGDNSYDSEIDKKDAKRRRKEEKKLRREEKRRRRDERRRRKEERRAAKLKMKNQSDADASDDEHAPRREYRPSDDEETESDQKRLEIELRNKALESIKAKRNSSH is encoded by the exons GTTTTCAAGATCTCCACTTCCAGTTGCTCATTCCCCTTTATCCCATCG AAGCTCACCTTCTCGGTCAATCagcaaatcaaattcaaattccagAAGTTATTCAGA TGACAGACGCAAATCAAGGAGTGTATCTCGATCACCCAAGGTGCGAAGACGCTCCATTTCTCCGAGAAGACAGTCCATTACACCTCGTAGGAGGCATTCACCTCGAAGATCACGCTCTCCTTCAAGAAGATTGTCTTATTTTAGACGAAGATCTAGGTCACATTCGCCTCGTAGATCACCATCTCCCATACGGCGTAGGCTGCGTTCCCCTTTTCGTGGTAAATCTCCAATGCCTCTACGGCGCAGATCACCATCACCTGTACAACATCGTAGATCACCATCACCTGTTTGGCGTCGTGGATCACCATCACCAATTCGACGTCGTAGATCTCCATCACCTTCTCGTCGACGAAGATCTCCACCTATTCGGCGCCGTCGATCTCCTTCACCAATACGGCGCCGTCGATCTCCTTCACCCTTGCATCATAGGTCACCATCACCCACAAGGCGTATATCTCCCTCTCCTGTGCAACGGCTGTATCAGCGGTCTCCATTGGCATCGCATAGGTCTCCTTCTCCAATTGGGTACAGGGCACCCATGCCTAGCCACTTGAGATCACCAACTCCTTCCCAGCGTAGGTCCCCTTCACCTTATGAATCTAGTTCTTCATCTCCTGTTCGACGTAGGCACCCTTCACCAGTTAGGAGGACATCTCCCTATGATGGCAGGAGATCAACACATACTCACAGAGAAAAATATGG AACCTATGAAAAATTGTCTCCTGTGGCACGCCGACCTTCCAGCTCTTTGAGGTCACCACAGCAAGATCTAAAAGACAGGAAAGATTTACGTAAAAGGGAATCAGCTTTTTCACCTTCACCTGAAAGGTCACCAACTGTTTCGGAATCTCCACCTCGTTTAACAAGGAAAAGGAGTACTAGTGAGGACAG GTCATTTAGTCCGGATGAGAGCCCTGTGAGGCAGACTAGGGAGCGGATGGTCTGTGATGGCAACATAAGTCCTTCTCCAAGACCAAGGGAACGGAGACATCAGGATGATACAGAAACAAGCAAAGAGGGCAAAGAAAATAATCGTGCAAG GGATGATGGAGATCGTAAATCTGTTCTACCACATGAAAGATCTGTACTCTCAGCTACAGTCAGTAGGCAGAGAGGTTCTCCTGTGCAAATTCGCTGTAAGAAAGAGCATTCACCTGGGAG TGAGAGATTGTCTAGGAGGGGTGGTCGTCCTGAAACTTTTGAACAACAAAGATCCCTAGCACTATATGAAGGCTCCTTGTCCGGTGATAGGCAGCGGTCAACCTACCCTGGAGAAAGTAAAATATCTGAGGAGAGAAACCGCTCTTATAGAAATAATGGCAAGGACAGTGATGGACGCAGTAAAACTGAGAATGCAACAATGGAGGCTGGAAatgttgataaaaataataggagtGATTCTTTTGATTCCGGTTCCGAGGAAAATGGCAAGCACAAAACTAAGATCAAGGATAAGAGAAAGCATAAAAAACATGGTAGGGAGGAAGTAGCTTCAGATGGTGACAACAGTTATGATTCTGAAATAGATAAGAAGGATGCTAAAAGGAGGAGgaaggaagaaaagaaattacgAAGAGAAGAGAAGCGTCGACGACGTGATGAGCGACGTCGTAGAAAGGAAGAACGACGTGCGGCAAAGCTGAAAATGAAGAATCAAAGTGATGCTGATGCTTCAGATGATGAACATGCACCTAGGAGGGAGTATCGTccaagtgatgatgaagagacAGAATCTGACCAGAAGAGACTTGAGATTGAGTTACGAAATAAGGCTCTGGAATCAATTAAAGCGAAGAGGAACAGCAGTCACTAa
- the LOC107178343 gene encoding transcriptional regulator TAC1 gives METDHDPPSQENQEQETSDDQQRAAASPIRSYDCTFCKRGFSNAQALGGHMNIHRKDKAKLKQAASSNNLYQQSFDISKIRASYSQISTIRPSMEVMSNSQDRSIATQRPNWILGAENDAMKTEKTQVGDVRKLSLFVEGSSPLKIDQREATSTEKGLLSSSSEEEDLDLELRLGPEPRQDSSTPATGTKKFF, from the coding sequence ATGGAGACTGATCATGATCCGCCTtcacaagaaaatcaagaacaaGAGACTTCAGATGATCAACAACGAGCTGCTGCAAGCCCAATTAGGTCTTATGATTGCACCTTTTGCAAGAGAGGCTTCTCTAATGCACAAGCTTTGGGAGGTCACATGAATATTCACCGCAAAGACAAGGCTAAGCTCAAGCAAGCTGCCTCCTCAAACAATTTATATCAACAATCTTTCGACATCTCGAAAATTAGAGCCTCTTATTCTCAAATTTCCACAATAAGGCCATCGATGGAAGTTATGAGCAATAGTCAAGATAGAAGTATTGCAACGCAGCGGCCTAACTGGATTCTCGGGGCAGAAAATGATGCCATGAAGACGGAAAAAACCCAAGTTGGAGATGTCCGGAAGCTGTCTTTATTTGTTGAAGGATCATCACCATTGAAAATTGATCAAAGGGAAGCTACCAGCACTGAAAAGGGGTTGTTATCGAGCTCATCGGAGGAGGAGGATTTGGACCTTGAGCTTAGACTGGGGCCTGAGCCTCGTCAGGACTCATCAACACCAGCAACGGGTACCAAAAAGTTCTTCTGA
- the LOC102609239 gene encoding tropinone reductase homolog At2g29170 — protein MATPTNGNGRLNQRWTVQGMTALVTGGTKGLGHAVVEELAELGAAVHTCSRNEADLSECIRDWKTKGFKVTGSVCDVSSRIEREKLINQVSSLFDGKLNILV, from the exons ATGGCAACTCCGACGAACGGCAATGGCAGGCTCAATCAGAGATGGACAGTCCAGGGCATGACTGCGCTTGTAACTGGTGGAACCAAAGGACTAGG TCATGCTGTAGTGGAGGAACTGGCTGAGCTTGGTGCCGCTGTGCATACATGCTCTAGGAATGAAGCTGATCTTAGTGAATGCATACGTGACTGGAAAACTAAAGGCTTCAAAGTCACCGGTTCAGTGTGCGATGTATCATCTCGAATTGAACGGGAAAAGCTTATAAATCAAGTCTCCTCTCTGTTCGATGGAAAACTTAACATTCTCGTATGA